In one Bacillus rossius redtenbacheri isolate Brsri chromosome 11, Brsri_v3, whole genome shotgun sequence genomic region, the following are encoded:
- the LOC134536810 gene encoding uncharacterized protein LOC134536810 isoform X15 yields the protein MSFRPHSLSSGWLSLSSSQPTTEKRLCRAASIEKPFGHSGGLLGGVLSPDHCYGHEGYHWSCGEELRAVSSAQRGSLPAVASRRGRECAGFMCAVSGHGGGLLGGVLPPDHCYGHEGYHWSCGEELRAVSSAQRGSLPAVASRRGRECAGFMCAVSGHGCGLLGGVLPPDHCYGHEGYHWSCGEELRAVSSAQRGSLPAVASRRGRECAGFMCAVSGHGGGLLGGVLPPDHCYGHEGYHWSCGEELRAVSSAQRGSLPAVASRRGRECAGFMCAVSGHGCGLLGGVLPPNHCYGHEGYHWSCGEELRAVSSAQRGSPPAVASRRGRECAGFMCAVSGHGGGLLGGVLPPDHCYGHEGYHWSCGEELRAVSSAQRGSLPAVASRRGRHGCGLLGGVLPPDHCYGHEGYHWSCGEELRAVSSAQRGSLPAVASRRGRECAGFMCAVSGHGCGLLGGVLPPDHCYGHEGYHWSCGEELRAVSSAQRGSLPAVASRRGRECAGFVCAVSGHGCGLLGGVLPPDHCYGHEGYHWSCGEELRAVSSAQRGSLPAVASRRGRECAGFMCAVSGHGGGLLGGVLPPDHCYGHEGYHWSCGEELRAVSSAQRGSLPAVASRRGRECAGFMCAVSGHGGGLLGGVLPPDHCYGHEGYHWSFGEELRAVSSAQRGSLPAVASRRGRECAGFMCAVSGHGCGLLGGVLPPDHCYGHEGYHWSCGEELRAVSSAQRGSPPAVASRRGHLLFVTLPVCVLGDYIPGKVEVDFNHWLPQTTRVAPCIQGLIPTNFALAPHDYSSFH from the exons atgagcttcagaccacattcactttcaagtggttggctctccttatccagcagtcaaccaaccactgaaaaacgtctctgccgagcagcttcaattgaaaagcctttcg GTCACAGCGGTGGACTATTGGGCGGAGTGCTGTCTCCCGACCACTGCTATGGACACGAGGGTTACCACTGGTCGTGCGGTGAAGAGCTACGAGCAGTCAGCAGCGCCCAGCGAGGGAGTCTGCCGGCTGTTGCGAGCAGGAGAGGACGTGAGTGTGCAGGTTTTATGTGTGCTGTGTCAGGTCACGGCGGTGGACTATTGGGTGGAGTGCTGCCTCCCGACCACTGCTATGGCCACGAGGGTTACCACTGGTCGTGCGGTGAAGAGCTACGAGCAGTCAGCAGCGCCCAGCGAGGGAGTCTGCCGGCTGTTGCGAGCAGGAGAGGACGTGAGTGTGCAGGTTTTATGTGTGCTGTGTCAGGTCACGGCTGTGGACTATTGGGCGGAGTGCTGCCTCCCGACCACTGCTATGGCCACGAGGGTTACCACTGGTCGTGCGGTGAAGAGCTACGAGCAGTCAGCAGCGCCCAGCGAGGGAGTCTGCCGGCTGTTGCGAGCAGGAGAGGACGTGAGTGTGCAGGTTTTATGTGTGCTGTGTCAGGTCACGGCGGTGGACTATTGGGCGGAGTGCTGCCTCCCGACCACTGCTATGGCCACGAGGGTTACCACTGGTCGTGCGGTGAAGAGCTACGAGCAGTCAGCAGCGCCCAGCGAGGGAGTCTGCCGGCTGTTGCGAGCAGGAGAGGACGTGAGTGTGCAGGTTTTATGTGTGCTGTGTCAGGTCACGGCTGTGGACTATTGGGCGGAGTGCTGCCTCCCAACCACTGCTATGGCCACGAGGGTTACCACTGGTCGTGCGGTGAAGAGCTACGAGCAGTCAGCAGCGCCCAGCGAGGGAGTCCGCCGGCTGTTGCGAGCAGGAGAGGACGTGAGTGTGCAGGTTTTATGTGTGCTGTGTCAGGTCACGGCGGTGGACTATTGGGCGGAGTGCTGCCTCCCGACCACTGCTATGGACACGAGGGTTACCACTGGTCGTGCGGTGAAGAGCTACGAGCAGTCAGCAGCGCCCAGCGAGGGAGTCTGCCGGCTGTTGCGAGCAGGAGAGGAC GTCACGGCTGTGGACTATTGGGTGGAGTGCTGCCTCCCGACCACTGCTATGGCCACGAGGGTTACCACTGGTCGTGCGGTGAAGAGCTACGAGCAGTCAGCAGCGCCCAGCGAGGGAGTCTGCCGGCTGTTGCGAGCAGGAGAGGACGTGAGTGTGCAGGTTTTATGTGTGCTGTGTCAGGTCACGGCTGTGGACTATTGGGTGGAGTGCTGCCTCCCGACCACTGCTATGGCCACGAGGGTTACCACTGGTCGTGCGGTGAAGAGCTACGAGCAGTCAGCAGCGCCCAGCGAGGGAGTCTGCCGGCTGTTGCGAGCAGGAGAGGACGTGAGTGTGCAGGTTTTGTGTGTGCTGTGTCAGGTCACGGCTGTGGACTATTGGGTGGAGTGCTGCCTCCCGACCACTGCTATGGCCACGAGGGTTACCACTGGTCGTGCGGTGAAGAGCTACGAGCAGTCAGCAGCGCCCAGCGAGGGAGTCTGCCGGCTGTTGCGAGCAGGAGAGGACGTGAGTGTGCAGGTTTTATGTGTGCTGTGTCAGGTCACGGCGGTGGACTATTGGGTGGAGTGCTGCCTCCCGACCACTGCTATGGCCACGAGGGTTACCACTGGTCGTGCGGTGAAGAGCTACGAGCAGTCAGCAGCGCCCAGCGAGGGAGTCTGCCGGCTGTTGCGAGCAGGAGAGGACGTGAGTGTGCAGGTTTTATGTGTGCTGTGTCAGGTCACGGCGGTGGACTATTGGGTGGAGTGCTGCCTCCCGACCACTGCTATGGACACGAGGGTTACCACTGGTCGTTCGGTGAAGAGCTACGAGCAGTCAGCAGCGCCCAGCGAGGGAGTCTGCCGGCTGTTGCGAGCAGGAGAGGACGTGAGTGTGCAGGTTTTATGTGTGCTGTGTCAGGTCACGGCTGTGGACTATTGGGTGGAGTGCTGCCTCCCGACCACTGCTATGGCCACGAGGGTTACCACTGGTCGTGCGGTGAAGAGCTACGAGCAGTCAGCAGCGCCCAGCGAGGGAGTCCGCCGGCTGTTGCGAGCAGGAGAGGAC ATTTGCTGTTCGTGACTCTACCTGTGTGTGTGCTTGGAGATTACATCCCTGGGAAG GTGGAGGTGGATTTTAATCATTGGCTGCCACAAACTACAAGAGTAGCACCATGTATACAGGGGTTGATCCCGACCAACTTTGCTCTTGCCCCTCATGACTACAGCAGCTTTCATTAA
- the LOC134536810 gene encoding uncharacterized protein LOC134536810 isoform X20, translated as MSFRPHSLSSGWLSLSSSQPTTEKRLCRAASIEKPFGHSGGLLGGVLSPDHCYGHEGYHWSCGEELRAVSSAQRGSLPAVASRRGRECAGFMCAVSGHGGGLLGGVLPPDHCYGHEGYHWSCGEELRAVSSAQRGSLPAVASRRGRECAGFMCAVSGHGCGLLGGVLPPDHCYGHEGYHWSCGEELRAVSSAQRGSLPAVASRRGRECAGFMCAVSGHGGGLLGGVLPPDHCYGHEGYHWSCGEELRAVSSAQRGSLPAVASRRGRECAGFMCAVSGHGCGLLGGVLPPNHCYGHEGYHWSCGEELRAVSSAQRGSPPAVASRRGRECAGFMCAVSGHGGGLLGGVLPPDHCYGHEGYHWSCGEELRAVSSAQRGSLPAVASRRGRECAGFMCAVSGHGCGLLGGVLPPDHCYGHEGYHWSCGEELRAVSSAQRGSLPAVASRRGRECAGFMCAVSGHGCGLLGGVLPPDHCYGHEGYHWSCGEELRAVSSAQRGSLPAVASRRGRECAGFVCAVSGHGCGLLGGVLPPDHCYGHEGYHWSCGEELRAVSSAQRGSLPAVASRRGRECAGFMCAVSGHGGGLLGGVLPPDHCYGHEGYHWSCGEELRAVSSAQRGSLPAVASRRGRECAGFMCAVSGHGGGLLGGVLPPDHCYGHEGYHWSFGEELRAVSSAQRGSLPAVASRRGRECAGFMCAVSGHGCGLLGGVLPPDHCYGHEGYHWSCGEELRAVSSAQRGSPPAVASRRGHLLFVTLPVCVLGDYIPGKVSLRWRWILIIGCHKLQE; from the exons atgagcttcagaccacattcactttcaagtggttggctctccttatccagcagtcaaccaaccactgaaaaacgtctctgccgagcagcttcaattgaaaagcctttcg GTCACAGCGGTGGACTATTGGGCGGAGTGCTGTCTCCCGACCACTGCTATGGACACGAGGGTTACCACTGGTCGTGCGGTGAAGAGCTACGAGCAGTCAGCAGCGCCCAGCGAGGGAGTCTGCCGGCTGTTGCGAGCAGGAGAGGACGTGAGTGTGCAGGTTTTATGTGTGCTGTGTCAGGTCACGGCGGTGGACTATTGGGTGGAGTGCTGCCTCCCGACCACTGCTATGGCCACGAGGGTTACCACTGGTCGTGCGGTGAAGAGCTACGAGCAGTCAGCAGCGCCCAGCGAGGGAGTCTGCCGGCTGTTGCGAGCAGGAGAGGACGTGAGTGTGCAGGTTTTATGTGTGCTGTGTCAGGTCACGGCTGTGGACTATTGGGCGGAGTGCTGCCTCCCGACCACTGCTATGGCCACGAGGGTTACCACTGGTCGTGCGGTGAAGAGCTACGAGCAGTCAGCAGCGCCCAGCGAGGGAGTCTGCCGGCTGTTGCGAGCAGGAGAGGACGTGAGTGTGCAGGTTTTATGTGTGCTGTGTCAGGTCACGGCGGTGGACTATTGGGCGGAGTGCTGCCTCCCGACCACTGCTATGGCCACGAGGGTTACCACTGGTCGTGCGGTGAAGAGCTACGAGCAGTCAGCAGCGCCCAGCGAGGGAGTCTGCCGGCTGTTGCGAGCAGGAGAGGACGTGAGTGTGCAGGTTTTATGTGTGCTGTGTCAGGTCACGGCTGTGGACTATTGGGCGGAGTGCTGCCTCCCAACCACTGCTATGGCCACGAGGGTTACCACTGGTCGTGCGGTGAAGAGCTACGAGCAGTCAGCAGCGCCCAGCGAGGGAGTCCGCCGGCTGTTGCGAGCAGGAGAGGACGTGAGTGTGCAGGTTTTATGTGTGCTGTGTCAGGTCACGGCGGTGGACTATTGGGCGGAGTGCTGCCTCCCGACCACTGCTATGGACACGAGGGTTACCACTGGTCGTGCGGTGAAGAGCTACGAGCAGTCAGCAGCGCCCAGCGAGGGAGTCTGCCGGCTGTTGCGAGCAGGAGAGGACGTGAGTGTGCAGGTTTTATGTGTGCTGTGTCAGGTCACGGCTGTGGACTATTGGGTGGAGTGCTGCCTCCCGACCACTGCTATGGCCACGAGGGTTACCACTGGTCGTGCGGTGAAGAGCTACGAGCAGTCAGCAGCGCCCAGCGAGGGAGTCTGCCGGCTGTTGCGAGCAGGAGAGGACGTGAGTGTGCAGGTTTTATGTGTGCTGTGTCAGGTCACGGCTGTGGACTATTGGGTGGAGTGCTGCCTCCCGACCACTGCTATGGCCACGAGGGTTACCACTGGTCGTGCGGTGAAGAGCTACGAGCAGTCAGCAGCGCCCAGCGAGGGAGTCTGCCGGCTGTTGCGAGCAGGAGAGGACGTGAGTGTGCAGGTTTTGTGTGTGCTGTGTCAGGTCACGGCTGTGGACTATTGGGTGGAGTGCTGCCTCCCGACCACTGCTATGGCCACGAGGGTTACCACTGGTCGTGCGGTGAAGAGCTACGAGCAGTCAGCAGCGCCCAGCGAGGGAGTCTGCCGGCTGTTGCGAGCAGGAGAGGACGTGAGTGTGCAGGTTTTATGTGTGCTGTGTCAGGTCACGGCGGTGGACTATTGGGTGGAGTGCTGCCTCCCGACCACTGCTATGGCCACGAGGGTTACCACTGGTCGTGCGGTGAAGAGCTACGAGCAGTCAGCAGCGCCCAGCGAGGGAGTCTGCCGGCTGTTGCGAGCAGGAGAGGACGTGAGTGTGCAGGTTTTATGTGTGCTGTGTCAGGTCACGGCGGTGGACTATTGGGTGGAGTGCTGCCTCCCGACCACTGCTATGGACACGAGGGTTACCACTGGTCGTTCGGTGAAGAGCTACGAGCAGTCAGCAGCGCCCAGCGAGGGAGTCTGCCGGCTGTTGCGAGCAGGAGAGGACGTGAGTGTGCAGGTTTTATGTGTGCTGTGTCAGGTCACGGCTGTGGACTATTGGGTGGAGTGCTGCCTCCCGACCACTGCTATGGCCACGAGGGTTACCACTGGTCGTGCGGTGAAGAGCTACGAGCAGTCAGCAGCGCCCAGCGAGGGAGTCCGCCGGCTGTTGCGAGCAGGAGAGGAC ATTTGCTGTTCGTGACTCTACCTGTGTGTGTGCTTGGAGATTACATCCCTGGGAAGGTCAGTCTTAG GTGGAGGTGGATTTTAATCATTGGCTGCCACAAACTACAAGAGTAG
- the LOC134536810 gene encoding uncharacterized protein LOC134536810 isoform X13: MSFRPHSLSSGWLSLSSSQPTTEKRLCRAASIEKPFGHSGGLLGGVLSPDHCYGHEGYHWSCGEELRAVSSAQRGSLPAVASRRGRECAGFMCAVSGHGGGLLGGVLPPDHCYGHEGYHWSCGEELRAVSSAQRGSLPAVASRRGRECAGFMCAVSGHGCGLLGGVLPPDHCYGHEGYHWSCGEELRAVSSAQRGSLPAVASRRGRECAGFMCAVSGHGGGLLGGVLPPDHCYGHEGYHWSCGEELRAVSSAQRGSLPAVASRRGRECAGFMCAVSGHGCGLLGGVLPPNHCYGHEGYHWSCGEELRAVSSAQRGSPPAVASRRGRECAGFMCAVSGHGGGLLGGVLPPDHCYGHEGYHWSCGEELRAVSSAQRGSLPAVASRRGRECAGFMCAVSGHGCGLLGGVLPPDHCYGHEGYHWSCGEELRAVSSAQRGSLPAVASRRGRECAGFMCAVSGHGCGLLGGVLPPDHCYGHEGYHWSCGEELRAVSSAQRGSLPAVASRRGRECAGFVCAVSGHGCGLLGGVLPPDHCYGHEGYHWSCGEELRAVSSAQRGSLPAVASRRGRECAGFMCAVSGHGGGLLGGVLPPDHCYGHEGYHWSCGEELRAVSSAQRGSLPAVASRRGRECAGFMCAVSGHGGGLLGGVLPPDHCYGHEGYHWSFGEELRAVSSAQRGSLPAVASRRGRHGCGLLGGVLPPDHCYGHEGYHWSCGEELRAVSSAQRGSPPAVASRRGHLLFVTLPVCVLGDYIPGKVEVDFNHWLPQTTRVAPCIQGLIPTNFALAPHDYSSFH; encoded by the exons atgagcttcagaccacattcactttcaagtggttggctctccttatccagcagtcaaccaaccactgaaaaacgtctctgccgagcagcttcaattgaaaagcctttcg GTCACAGCGGTGGACTATTGGGCGGAGTGCTGTCTCCCGACCACTGCTATGGACACGAGGGTTACCACTGGTCGTGCGGTGAAGAGCTACGAGCAGTCAGCAGCGCCCAGCGAGGGAGTCTGCCGGCTGTTGCGAGCAGGAGAGGACGTGAGTGTGCAGGTTTTATGTGTGCTGTGTCAGGTCACGGCGGTGGACTATTGGGTGGAGTGCTGCCTCCCGACCACTGCTATGGCCACGAGGGTTACCACTGGTCGTGCGGTGAAGAGCTACGAGCAGTCAGCAGCGCCCAGCGAGGGAGTCTGCCGGCTGTTGCGAGCAGGAGAGGACGTGAGTGTGCAGGTTTTATGTGTGCTGTGTCAGGTCACGGCTGTGGACTATTGGGCGGAGTGCTGCCTCCCGACCACTGCTATGGCCACGAGGGTTACCACTGGTCGTGCGGTGAAGAGCTACGAGCAGTCAGCAGCGCCCAGCGAGGGAGTCTGCCGGCTGTTGCGAGCAGGAGAGGACGTGAGTGTGCAGGTTTTATGTGTGCTGTGTCAGGTCACGGCGGTGGACTATTGGGCGGAGTGCTGCCTCCCGACCACTGCTATGGCCACGAGGGTTACCACTGGTCGTGCGGTGAAGAGCTACGAGCAGTCAGCAGCGCCCAGCGAGGGAGTCTGCCGGCTGTTGCGAGCAGGAGAGGACGTGAGTGTGCAGGTTTTATGTGTGCTGTGTCAGGTCACGGCTGTGGACTATTGGGCGGAGTGCTGCCTCCCAACCACTGCTATGGCCACGAGGGTTACCACTGGTCGTGCGGTGAAGAGCTACGAGCAGTCAGCAGCGCCCAGCGAGGGAGTCCGCCGGCTGTTGCGAGCAGGAGAGGACGTGAGTGTGCAGGTTTTATGTGTGCTGTGTCAGGTCACGGCGGTGGACTATTGGGCGGAGTGCTGCCTCCCGACCACTGCTATGGACACGAGGGTTACCACTGGTCGTGCGGTGAAGAGCTACGAGCAGTCAGCAGCGCCCAGCGAGGGAGTCTGCCGGCTGTTGCGAGCAGGAGAGGACGTGAGTGTGCAGGTTTTATGTGTGCTGTGTCAGGTCACGGCTGTGGACTATTGGGTGGAGTGCTGCCTCCCGACCACTGCTATGGCCACGAGGGTTACCACTGGTCGTGCGGTGAAGAGCTACGAGCAGTCAGCAGCGCCCAGCGAGGGAGTCTGCCGGCTGTTGCGAGCAGGAGAGGACGTGAGTGTGCAGGTTTTATGTGTGCTGTGTCAGGTCACGGCTGTGGACTATTGGGTGGAGTGCTGCCTCCCGACCACTGCTATGGCCACGAGGGTTACCACTGGTCGTGCGGTGAAGAGCTACGAGCAGTCAGCAGCGCCCAGCGAGGGAGTCTGCCGGCTGTTGCGAGCAGGAGAGGACGTGAGTGTGCAGGTTTTGTGTGTGCTGTGTCAGGTCACGGCTGTGGACTATTGGGTGGAGTGCTGCCTCCCGACCACTGCTATGGCCACGAGGGTTACCACTGGTCGTGCGGTGAAGAGCTACGAGCAGTCAGCAGCGCCCAGCGAGGGAGTCTGCCGGCTGTTGCGAGCAGGAGAGGACGTGAGTGTGCAGGTTTTATGTGTGCTGTGTCAGGTCACGGCGGTGGACTATTGGGTGGAGTGCTGCCTCCCGACCACTGCTATGGCCACGAGGGTTACCACTGGTCGTGCGGTGAAGAGCTACGAGCAGTCAGCAGCGCCCAGCGAGGGAGTCTGCCGGCTGTTGCGAGCAGGAGAGGACGTGAGTGTGCAGGTTTTATGTGTGCTGTGTCAGGTCACGGCGGTGGACTATTGGGTGGAGTGCTGCCTCCCGACCACTGCTATGGACACGAGGGTTACCACTGGTCGTTCGGTGAAGAGCTACGAGCAGTCAGCAGCGCCCAGCGAGGGAGTCTGCCGGCTGTTGCGAGCAGGAGAGGAC GTCACGGCTGTGGACTATTGGGTGGAGTGCTGCCTCCCGACCACTGCTATGGCCACGAGGGTTACCACTGGTCGTGCGGTGAAGAGCTACGAGCAGTCAGCAGCGCCCAGCGAGGGAGTCCGCCGGCTGTTGCGAGCAGGAGAGGAC ATTTGCTGTTCGTGACTCTACCTGTGTGTGTGCTTGGAGATTACATCCCTGGGAAG GTGGAGGTGGATTTTAATCATTGGCTGCCACAAACTACAAGAGTAGCACCATGTATACAGGGGTTGATCCCGACCAACTTTGCTCTTGCCCCTCATGACTACAGCAGCTTTCATTAA
- the LOC134536810 gene encoding uncharacterized protein LOC134536810 isoform X25, translated as MSFRPHSLSSGWLSLSSSQPTTEKRLCRAASIEKPFGHSGGLLGGVLSPDHCYGHEGYHWSCGEELRAVSSAQRGSLPAVASRRGRECAGFMCAVSGHGGGLLGGVLPPDHCYGHEGYHWSCGEELRAVSSAQRGSLPAVASRRGRECAGFMCAVSGHGCGLLGGVLPPDHCYGHEGYHWSCGEELRAVSSAQRGSLPAVASRRGRECAGFMCAVSGHGGGLLGGVLPPDHCYGHEGYHWSCGEELRAVSSAQRGSLPAVASRRGRECAGFMCAVSGHGCGLLGGVLPPNHCYGHEGYHWSCGEELRAVSSAQRGSPPAVASRRGRECAGFMCAVSGHGGGLLGGVLPPDHCYGHEGYHWSCGEELRAVSSAQRGSLPAVASRRGRECAGFMCAVSGHGCGLLGGVLPPDHCYGHEGYHWSCGEELRAVSSAQRGSLPAVASRRGRECAGFMCAVSGHGCGLLGGVLPPDHCYGHEGYHWSCGEELRAVSSAQRGSLPAVASRRGRECAGFVCAVSGHGCGLLGGVLPPDHCYGHEGYHWSCGEELRAVSSAQRGSLPAVASRRGRECAGFMCAVSGHGGGLLGGVLPPDHCYGHEGYHWSCGEELRAVSSAQRGSLPAVASRRGRHGCGLLGGVLPPDHCYGHEGYHWSCGEELRAVSSAQRGSPPAVASRRGHLLFVTLPVCVLGDYIPGKVEVDFNHWLPQTTRVAPCIQGLIPTNFALAPHDYSSFH; from the exons atgagcttcagaccacattcactttcaagtggttggctctccttatccagcagtcaaccaaccactgaaaaacgtctctgccgagcagcttcaattgaaaagcctttcg GTCACAGCGGTGGACTATTGGGCGGAGTGCTGTCTCCCGACCACTGCTATGGACACGAGGGTTACCACTGGTCGTGCGGTGAAGAGCTACGAGCAGTCAGCAGCGCCCAGCGAGGGAGTCTGCCGGCTGTTGCGAGCAGGAGAGGACGTGAGTGTGCAGGTTTTATGTGTGCTGTGTCAGGTCACGGCGGTGGACTATTGGGTGGAGTGCTGCCTCCCGACCACTGCTATGGCCACGAGGGTTACCACTGGTCGTGCGGTGAAGAGCTACGAGCAGTCAGCAGCGCCCAGCGAGGGAGTCTGCCGGCTGTTGCGAGCAGGAGAGGACGTGAGTGTGCAGGTTTTATGTGTGCTGTGTCAGGTCACGGCTGTGGACTATTGGGCGGAGTGCTGCCTCCCGACCACTGCTATGGCCACGAGGGTTACCACTGGTCGTGCGGTGAAGAGCTACGAGCAGTCAGCAGCGCCCAGCGAGGGAGTCTGCCGGCTGTTGCGAGCAGGAGAGGACGTGAGTGTGCAGGTTTTATGTGTGCTGTGTCAGGTCACGGCGGTGGACTATTGGGCGGAGTGCTGCCTCCCGACCACTGCTATGGCCACGAGGGTTACCACTGGTCGTGCGGTGAAGAGCTACGAGCAGTCAGCAGCGCCCAGCGAGGGAGTCTGCCGGCTGTTGCGAGCAGGAGAGGACGTGAGTGTGCAGGTTTTATGTGTGCTGTGTCAGGTCACGGCTGTGGACTATTGGGCGGAGTGCTGCCTCCCAACCACTGCTATGGCCACGAGGGTTACCACTGGTCGTGCGGTGAAGAGCTACGAGCAGTCAGCAGCGCCCAGCGAGGGAGTCCGCCGGCTGTTGCGAGCAGGAGAGGACGTGAGTGTGCAGGTTTTATGTGTGCTGTGTCAGGTCACGGCGGTGGACTATTGGGCGGAGTGCTGCCTCCCGACCACTGCTATGGACACGAGGGTTACCACTGGTCGTGCGGTGAAGAGCTACGAGCAGTCAGCAGCGCCCAGCGAGGGAGTCTGCCGGCTGTTGCGAGCAGGAGAGGACGTGAGTGTGCAGGTTTTATGTGTGCTGTGTCAGGTCACGGCTGTGGACTATTGGGTGGAGTGCTGCCTCCCGACCACTGCTATGGCCACGAGGGTTACCACTGGTCGTGCGGTGAAGAGCTACGAGCAGTCAGCAGCGCCCAGCGAGGGAGTCTGCCGGCTGTTGCGAGCAGGAGAGGACGTGAGTGTGCAGGTTTTATGTGTGCTGTGTCAGGTCACGGCTGTGGACTATTGGGTGGAGTGCTGCCTCCCGACCACTGCTATGGCCACGAGGGTTACCACTGGTCGTGCGGTGAAGAGCTACGAGCAGTCAGCAGCGCCCAGCGAGGGAGTCTGCCGGCTGTTGCGAGCAGGAGAGGACGTGAGTGTGCAGGTTTTGTGTGTGCTGTGTCAGGTCACGGCTGTGGACTATTGGGTGGAGTGCTGCCTCCCGACCACTGCTATGGCCACGAGGGTTACCACTGGTCGTGCGGTGAAGAGCTACGAGCAGTCAGCAGCGCCCAGCGAGGGAGTCTGCCGGCTGTTGCGAGCAGGAGAGGACGTGAGTGTGCAGGTTTTATGTGTGCTGTGTCAGGTCACGGCGGTGGACTATTGGGTGGAGTGCTGCCTCCCGACCACTGCTATGGCCACGAGGGTTACCACTGGTCGTGCGGTGAAGAGCTACGAGCAGTCAGCAGCGCCCAGCGAGGGAGTCTGCCGGCTGTTGCGAGCAGGAGAGGAC GTCACGGCTGTGGACTATTGGGTGGAGTGCTGCCTCCCGACCACTGCTATGGCCACGAGGGTTACCACTGGTCGTGCGGTGAAGAGCTACGAGCAGTCAGCAGCGCCCAGCGAGGGAGTCCGCCGGCTGTTGCGAGCAGGAGAGGAC ATTTGCTGTTCGTGACTCTACCTGTGTGTGTGCTTGGAGATTACATCCCTGGGAAG GTGGAGGTGGATTTTAATCATTGGCTGCCACAAACTACAAGAGTAGCACCATGTATACAGGGGTTGATCCCGACCAACTTTGCTCTTGCCCCTCATGACTACAGCAGCTTTCATTAA